DNA from Salvelinus namaycush isolate Seneca chromosome 6, SaNama_1.0, whole genome shotgun sequence:
GATTCAGACAAAAGGAAATCCATTAATATTATTAATCACTAAGACAAAGTATGTTATTATATCCCTTTCTGCAAAGGGGTTGTGAGCGGGAAAACTATTTGATTAATATCCCTCCTCTATTCGCGCTTCAATATCCGGCAAAGTTGAACGGTGACGGTCATTTCCACCTCCGACAGTTTCCGTGTGGCCACAATCAAGACACCCGCTGTAAACAAACTTTCAGTAACGGTTTAATTCCAGAAGAAGTACATTTAAACAAAAAGATATGCATATCAAAACAGGTGAGTTGTGGGTACCGGTAGCTATTAGCACATTACTTTGTGACTTTCTACTTTGCCAACGTTAGCAAAACGTTCTGAAATGAACACTCCCGGAGCCGGGGTGTTATGAAACTTATCtaacgtaatgttagctagccaggAAATTGTTTATTGTTCCAATGCATACTTGGAAGACGAACGGTAGATTGTATGGCCTTATTATAGTACCTCCTGCTTAGTTATAAGTTACTGTTTTAAATAAATTACGTTTCAGGTTAGCTGACGTTGGCTACTGTTAACGGTACAAACACGTTGCTTTTCTGTTTCTTAGcagactagctagctagttagcaagtGGTTGGTTGGCAAGGCAGTTCGATAAGGTTATAACGTTAGTTACATAGCTATTTGCTCATATGACATACAACTTGCATAAAATGGTTAACTAGCTAGTTACAAGTAATTTAAGTGTCATTCTAAAATTTGCCACTGGATTTTTTTTCTGGATTCAGCTTAATCGGTAGCTAGCTAGGCCAACCGTGGCGTGCATTCTAGCTCTGCGTAGCTatgtggctagctaacgttagttagccagTTAACCCCAAGCCCCAACAAAACCTAACACAAGTTAAGATGGGTACTTTGATAGTTAGCTAGTTCATAATTTCACCAATAAACCTTAACATAAATGCGTATTTTAAACTGTTCccattttttaatattttttaaattattaggGGATTTTAACGATCTTCCTTTGCCTTGTATATAACTTTAGGTACGTGGGAGGCCAACACAGTGTGCGAGTCTGACACTCTGTGTGATCCTGCTGGCCTTGTGTCCTCCACCAACCCAGAGGCGCACATTGGCAACCGCCGCCTATCACCTGGGTCTGGCAactgtggtggaggtggtggaggctGCCCAACTGGGGTTGACCAGCAGCCCTGCCAAGCTTCACCTCAGGCCCTCGAGGGCAACCTGAACGGACCCGCCCATGTACATGCCTTCACCTACCGTAGAGACAGAGATCGCAGAGGCCAGCACAAAGGCCGTGGCCCTCGCAGAGAGGGGCCCAGGGGGGCAGGGCGTGTAGCAGATAGGCCCCCGAAGCAGAGCCAGAAGGAGAGGTGGGTGGAGGACAGCCTGTCTCTACTAAAGCACCCACCTGCTTTTCCAGTGCAGGACAGCCCTGCCAAGCTGCAGCCAACCATCAGCTATGCCTCGAAGGTGAAGTCAGGGGCTGTGGGTGGAGTGCTGGAGGAGGAGGGCCGCCCAGCCATCGGTGTCCTGCTGCAGA
Protein-coding regions in this window:
- the LOC120050118 gene encoding uncharacterized protein LOC120050118, which codes for MHIKTGTWEANTVCESDTLCDPAGLVSSTNPEAHIGNRRLSPGSGNCGGGGGGCPTGVDQQPCQASPQALEGNLNGPAHVHAFTYRRDRDRRGQHKGRGPRREGPRGAGRVADRPPKQSQKERWVEDSLSLLKHPPAFPVQDSPAKLQPTISYASKVKSGAVGGVLEEEGRPAIGVLLQNQWGLSFISEVLQATEGSVPCPAPVAPPQLTFGGETANPTQERHHTVQASGEIPVPVTTSISIDQYREEEAKINGKLLLTCRHLKEALRYHTIEWNVTCNKQKEDPNKVVWYKNSLDQPA